In Candidatus Binatia bacterium, the following proteins share a genomic window:
- a CDS encoding DUF1297 domain-containing protein, translating to MSAEQVARALERYDRSSLTLCSIGSHSALEVAYGARLQGLRNLVVTAKGREQTYLRHFAARALPVRRGCVDAVVELESFAEILRDDVQKRLLAENCLFVANRSFEVYLRQKHEYDEIERRMLVPFFGNRGLLRAEERTAQAQRGAADQYALLREAGIRHPQQFASPEAIDRLVMVKAPHARVSFERAFFLASSPAEYAETSARLIDAGVLTSEGLAGAVIEEYALGPSVNLNFFYSPLLGELELMGTDTRRQTNLEGLRNVPPSALDAVRGVAMRLEEAGHIAATILESMLEPAFEMGERFVAAARAMAAPGVIGPFALQCVVTAGPPKELVCYDVSLRIPGSPGTRYTPYSAYRWGRDVSVGERIAMEVVMARDTDRLEEVLT from the coding sequence GTGAGCGCGGAGCAGGTCGCGCGGGCGCTCGAACGTTACGATCGTTCGAGCCTGACGCTCTGCTCGATCGGAAGCCACTCGGCGCTCGAGGTAGCGTACGGCGCGCGCCTGCAGGGCTTGCGCAATCTCGTCGTCACCGCGAAGGGGCGCGAGCAGACCTACCTGCGCCATTTTGCGGCGCGCGCGTTGCCGGTGCGCCGCGGCTGCGTCGACGCCGTCGTCGAACTCGAGTCGTTCGCGGAGATTCTGCGCGACGACGTGCAGAAGCGGCTGCTCGCCGAGAACTGCCTCTTCGTCGCCAATCGTTCGTTCGAAGTCTACTTGCGGCAGAAGCACGAGTACGACGAGATCGAGCGCCGGATGCTCGTGCCGTTTTTTGGCAACCGTGGCTTGCTGCGCGCCGAGGAGCGGACCGCCCAGGCGCAGCGTGGCGCGGCAGATCAGTACGCGCTCTTGCGCGAGGCCGGGATCCGGCATCCGCAGCAGTTCGCATCACCCGAGGCGATCGACCGGCTCGTGATGGTGAAGGCGCCGCACGCCCGCGTGAGCTTCGAGCGCGCCTTCTTTCTCGCGTCGTCGCCGGCCGAGTACGCGGAAACGAGCGCGCGGCTCATAGACGCGGGCGTGTTGACGAGCGAAGGGCTCGCGGGTGCGGTGATCGAGGAGTACGCCCTCGGGCCGTCGGTCAACCTGAATTTTTTCTACTCGCCGTTGCTCGGCGAACTCGAACTGATGGGAACGGATACCCGGCGGCAGACGAATCTCGAGGGCCTCCGGAACGTTCCGCCGTCGGCGCTCGACGCCGTGCGCGGCGTTGCGATGCGCCTGGAAGAGGCGGGTCATATCGCCGCGACGATCCTGGAATCCATGCTCGAGCCCGCGTTCGAGATGGGCGAGCGGTTCGTCGCGGCGGCGCGCGCGATGGCGGCGCCCGGCGTCATCGGACCGTTCGCGCTGCAGTGCGTCGTCACGGCCGGTCCGCCCAAGGAGCTGGTCTGTTACGACGTCTCGCTGCGGATACCGGGGTCGCCCGGAACGCGCTACACGCCCTACTCGGCCTACCGCTGGGGGCGCGACGTCTCGGTCGGGGAGCGGATTGCGATGGAAGTCGTCATGGCGCGCGACACCGATCGGCTCGAAGAGGTGTTGACGTAG
- the tpx gene encoding thiol peroxidase, protein MITFKGTPMTLAGPQLRAGDPAPEFTLTAGDLSAVNLDELLDEGKRAAMLIVVPSLDTSVCSIESAKFNARIGELPGDVVVAVVSMDLPFAQTRWCGAQGDVKLQMLSDYRDRSFGRNYGLLIEELGLLARAIVVIGKDRRVAYVQIVPEVASEPDYDAALNAAANAG, encoded by the coding sequence ATGATTACTTTCAAAGGAACGCCCATGACGCTCGCCGGCCCGCAACTCCGCGCCGGCGATCCCGCCCCCGAGTTTACCTTGACCGCCGGCGATCTCTCGGCCGTCAACCTCGATGAGCTGTTGGACGAGGGTAAGCGTGCGGCGATGCTGATCGTCGTGCCGTCGCTCGACACGAGCGTCTGCTCGATCGAGTCCGCGAAGTTCAACGCTCGCATCGGCGAGCTGCCCGGCGACGTCGTCGTGGCAGTCGTCAGCATGGATCTCCCGTTCGCGCAGACGCGCTGGTGCGGGGCGCAGGGCGACGTGAAACTCCAGATGCTTTCCGATTACCGCGATCGCAGCTTCGGCCGAAACTACGGTCTCCTGATCGAAGAGCTCGGCCTGCTCGCGCGCGCCATCGTGGTCATCGGGAAGGACCGCCGCGTCGCCTACGTCCAGATCGTCCCCGAAGTCGCGAGCGAGCCCGATTACGACGCGGCGCTCAACGCCGCCGCAAACGCCGGCTAA